The Theropithecus gelada isolate Dixy chromosome X, Tgel_1.0, whole genome shotgun sequence genome includes a window with the following:
- the CYLC1 gene encoding cylicin-1 isoform X1 — protein sequence MSLPRLLEVNIRTYDNSIPISESSRKSWNQKHFALTFPKPPQRGTNDKSRPLKSQITVTRHDQRKLEEGQKPAHVWIRHSLRKILQRPPIYTAAREQTPFRHLYTSKTHLKKAEYKNSKDEKRGTPLKKDSKKKGGSYATNPESKQTVEDEKTKRQNEADKTPLKSSHENEPSKKSKPNSETNPESQNSKTVSKNYSQKDKKDSKNSKKTNTKFIYTKNNPKKDLKRSRTSNDAISEICSENSLNADFLMLVGESDDESIHFDTCLRNYSQNNSKKPAKKDTKKSAKKSSDAESEDSKDVKKDSKKVKKNAKKDDKKKDVKKDTESTDAESGDSKDARKDTKKDKKNLKKDDRKKDTKNYPESTDTESGDAKDANEDSRKSKKASKKDDKKKDAKKSTVSTDSESELESKKSQKDEKKYKKGSKTDNKKSVKSDEESTDADSEPKGDSKKGKKDEKKGRKDSKKDDRKKDAKKNAESTETESDLELKKEKKDSKKERKGSKKDVNKDARKDTESTDAEFDESSKTGFKTSTQIKSSDTESEEALYKPGAKKKIDESYGISANSKLEGLELRRGFRMSSKKTTFKEKGEKASIGRVPPSRERPPLPACEPSLPSPKVKRLCRCKMPPPPPKPRYAPLPEAPWIHKLL from the exons aCTAGAAGTAAACATCAGAACATATGACAACTCCATTCCAA TCAGTGAATCAAGCAGAAAATCATGGAATCAAAAACACTTTGCTTTGACATTTCCCAAACCACCCCAGAGAGGTACAAATGATAAATCAAGACCTTTGAAATCACAAATAACAGTTACT AGGCATGACCAAAGAAAACTAGAAGAAGGCCAGAAACCAGCTCATGTATGGATAAGgcattctttaagaaaaattttgcaaCGACCACCTATTTACACAGCTGCCAGGGAACAGACTCCATTCAGACATCTTTATACTTCCAAAACCCATCttaaaaaagcagaatataagaactccaaagatgaaaaaagagGAACACCTTTGAAGaaagattccaagaaaaaaggAGGCTCATATGCAACAAATCCAGAATCCAAGCAAACAGTagaagatgagaaaactaaaagaCAAAACGAGGCAGATAAAACTCCCTTAAAATCATCACATGAAAATGAACCATCTAAGAAGTCAAAACCCAATtcagaaacaaatccagaatCCCAAAATTCtaagacagtctcaaaaaattattcacaaaaagataagaaagattCAAAGAATTCCAAGAAGACGAACACTAAATTCATATATACAAAGAacaatccaaagaaagatttgAAGAGGTCAAGGACTAGTAATGATGCCATATCAGAGATTTGCTCAGAAAATAGTTTAAATGCTGATTTCCTCATGTTAGTGGGAGAGTCTGATGATGAATCCATACATTTTGATACATGCTTAAGGAATTATTCACAGAATAATTCAAAGAAGCCTGCAAAGAAGGACACAAAAAAGAGTGCAAAGAAAAGCTCTGATGCTGAATCTGAAGACTCAAAGGATGTTAAGAAAGATTCaaagaaagttaagaaaaatgCCAAGAAAGATGACAAGAAAAAGGATGTAAAGAAGGACACAGAGTCTACTGATGCTGAATCTGGAGACTCAAAGGATGCAAGGAAAGATACAAAGAAggataagaaaaatttaaagaaagatgaCAGGAAAAAGGACACAAAGAATTACCCAGAGTCTACTGATACTGAATCAGGAGACGCAAAGGATGCAAACGAAGATTCAAGAAAGTCAAAGAAGGCTTCAAAGAAAGATGACAAGAAAAAGGATGCGAAGAAAAGTACAGTCTCTACTGATTCTGAATCTGAATTGGAGTCAAAGAAAAgtcagaaagatgaaaaaaagtataaaaaaggttcaaagacagataataaaaagTCTGTCAAGAGTGATGAAGAATCTACTGATGCTGACTCTGAACCAAAAGGAGATTCAAAAAAGGgtaaaaaggatgaaaagaagggaaggaaagattcAAAGAAAGATGACAGAAAGAAGGATGCAAAGAAAAATGCGGAATCTACTGAAACTGAATCTGATTTggagttaaagaaagaaaagaaagactcaaagaaggaaaggaaaggttcAAAGAAAGATGTCAATAAGGATGCAAGGAAGGACACAGAATCTACTGATGCTGAATTTGATGAATCTTCCAAGACAGGCTTTAAAACATCTACACAAATCAAAAGTTCAGATACTGAATCTGAAGAGGCACTATATAAACCTGGGGCTAAGAAGAAAATTGATGAATCGTATGGCATATCTGCAAATTCAAAGCTGGAAGGACTGGAATTAAGGAGAGGATTCAGAATGTCATCCAAAAAGACTACATTCaaggaaaaaggggaaaaggCAAGTATAGGTAGAGTTCCTCCATCAAGAGAAAGACCACCACTCCCTGCTTGTGAGCCTTCTCTACCATCACCAAAAGTCAAACGTCTTTGTCGGTGCAAGAtgcctcctccacctccaaaACCAAGATATGCTCCTTTG